AGGTTCCAGACCCTCATGTTTCTAACCCCTCATGGTGAGGAGCGCGGCAACGCCGCGCGTCTCGAACCAGAGGCCCGGATGGCCCTGCGGGCCCCCCGCCACCCCGCCAAATTCCGCGCGACGGGCTTTCATTAAGCCAATCGTAAAGGAAATGCTTAAAAATGCGCCTTTGCGATCAAAGTCGTACTTTGGAGAGCCCGATGGCGTTTGGACTCAAGGCAGGCAGTTTCGCTTTTCTACGCATGAACCTCGGGCCGAAGGCCGTGCTCAGCGCGGCGCTGCTGATCGCGGTGAATACCGCGCTGGTGGTGGGCGCCGGCTACTGGTCGCTGAGCCGCGACTTCGATCACCGCGCCCTGAACGACATCGACGTCAACCTGCGCACCCTCAGCCTCGCCTTCGGCGAAAGCTTCGCCAATGCGAAGATCGCGCTGAAGCAAGGCATCGTCGACCGCGTCGACATTCCGAAGATGCCGGAATTTACCGACCACAAGATCGTCGACCGCTCGACCTCCTATGTCGGCGGCGTCGCCACGCTGTTCGTCTATGACGATGCCTCGAAGCAGTTCATCCGCCGCACCACCAATCTGAAAAAGGAAAACGGCGACCGCGCCGTCGGCACCCAGCTTGCGGCCGATCATCCGGCGCAGCCGGTGGTTCGCCGCGGCGAGGCCTACAAGGGCCCGGCGATCCTGTTCGGCCGCCGCTTCTTCACCGCCTACCAGCCGGTGTTCGGTGACGCCGGCAAGGTGATCGGCCTGGTCTTCGTCGGCATTCCCACCGCCGAGCTCGACGGCACGCTGTCGCAGGCGCTGTGGGCGATGGGCATCGCCGGCGCGTTCGCAGCCCTGCTGGTGCTGGCGATGACGATGTTGATGGTCCGCCGCGTCACCCGGCCGCTGCGGGCGGTGACGGAATCGCTGACCGGGATTGCCGAGGGACGCACCGACGTCGAAGTGCATCACGCCGACCGCCACGACGAGATCGGCGCGATCGCCCGCACCATCGGCGTGTTCAAGATCAACCGGATGGAACGCCACCAGCTCGAGCGCGAGCGCGTCGAGGCCGAAAAACAGGCGATGGCGCAGCGCAAGGCCGACATGAACCGGTTCGTCGACGACTTCCGCAGCAACATCGGCGGCATCATCGAGCGGGTGCTGAATTCCTCGGGGCAGTTCGAAAAGGACGCCAAGCTGCTTTCGGTGACGGCGCATTCGACCGCGGAGATGTCGGGCCGGTCCGCCGAAGCCTCGCGGGCGGCCTCCGAGCACGTCCGCTCCGCCGCGGCCGCTTCCAGCGAGCTGTCGCAGTCGATCGTCGAGATCAGCCGCAGGGTGCAGGAATCGAACGGGGTCGCCACCGACGCGGTCAAGCAGGCCAATGCCACCGACGAGCGGATGGCGGAATTGTCGGCGGCGGGCGACCGCATCGGCGACGTGGTCAAGCTGATCACCTCGATCGCCGAACAGACCAACCTTTTGGCGCTCAACGCC
The sequence above is drawn from the Bradyrhizobium sediminis genome and encodes:
- a CDS encoding methyl-accepting chemotaxis protein, translated to MAFGLKAGSFAFLRMNLGPKAVLSAALLIAVNTALVVGAGYWSLSRDFDHRALNDIDVNLRTLSLAFGESFANAKIALKQGIVDRVDIPKMPEFTDHKIVDRSTSYVGGVATLFVYDDASKQFIRRTTNLKKENGDRAVGTQLAADHPAQPVVRRGEAYKGPAILFGRRFFTAYQPVFGDAGKVIGLVFVGIPTAELDGTLSQALWAMGIAGAFAALLVLAMTMLMVRRVTRPLRAVTESLTGIAEGRTDVEVHHADRHDEIGAIARTIGVFKINRMERHQLERERVEAEKQAMAQRKADMNRFVDDFRSNIGGIIERVLNSSGQFEKDAKLLSVTAHSTAEMSGRSAEASRAASEHVRSAAAASSELSQSIVEISRRVQESNGVATDAVKQANATDERMAELSAAGDRIGDVVKLITSIAEQTNLLALNATIEAARAGDAGRGFAVVAQEVKTLAGQTAKATDEISSHIVNMQRATEESVNAIKAIGQTIERISGISTSISSAVEQQGTATQSIAQGVEAAAGGTLDVADNIEKVAKGAIETETTSGQMLKSAQELAEVSTHLKSEVEKFLDSVRAA